A genome region from Colwellia sp. Arc7-D includes the following:
- a CDS encoding outer membrane protein transport protein codes for MTLQKSIIATAITLSAFNAYSASFQLNETSASGLGRAFAGDAVIADDAAVLARNPAAMALFDKKSLSLSATYIDPGVKVEGISAPDILSAAYDVNELDQDGVVPSAIIPAAYFINPVNDTFAYGLAINSNYGLKSEYEKDYAAGSIGGKTDLKTINANISGSYRVNEQLSLGLGLNVVYGEAELIRHAGKVLENGITIPSVGLVFPPVPTSTEVVNMSGDDFGYGWNVGAVYEINSDHRIGLSYRSKVELAFEGDFTGLGTPTEDGSLTIDMPSIAEFSGFHQLTTQWAAHYSVMFTQWSSFEKLEAYAGNELAFEKQENFEDTYRFALGATYNLNQEVTLRMGVAFDQSAAVDHRSISIPDSDRLWYSAGATYQLNDTDSVDFGISYVNGDNVVVTEEDALLAALPDALSPFVGNKDWGFSSEGNALLLAVQYNKSF; via the coding sequence ATGACATTACAAAAATCAATTATCGCCACGGCTATTACATTAAGCGCTTTTAATGCTTATTCAGCCTCTTTTCAGTTAAACGAAACAAGCGCCTCTGGCTTAGGTCGTGCTTTTGCCGGTGATGCGGTGATCGCTGACGATGCGGCTGTGTTAGCACGTAACCCAGCAGCAATGGCATTATTCGACAAAAAATCCTTATCATTATCGGCAACGTATATTGATCCAGGTGTTAAAGTTGAAGGCATTAGTGCACCCGATATACTTAGTGCAGCTTACGACGTTAATGAACTTGATCAAGATGGAGTTGTACCCAGTGCTATTATTCCTGCCGCGTATTTTATTAACCCAGTAAATGATACTTTCGCTTATGGTTTAGCTATTAATTCAAACTATGGTTTAAAAAGTGAATACGAAAAAGATTATGCTGCAGGTTCTATTGGTGGCAAAACAGACTTAAAAACGATCAATGCTAATATTAGTGGCTCTTACCGCGTTAATGAACAGCTTAGTCTAGGTTTAGGCTTGAATGTTGTCTATGGTGAAGCCGAGCTTATTAGGCATGCAGGTAAGGTGTTAGAAAATGGTATTACAATTCCAAGCGTTGGTTTAGTGTTTCCACCTGTACCAACGAGCACTGAAGTTGTAAATATGTCGGGTGACGATTTTGGCTATGGTTGGAATGTTGGTGCTGTTTATGAAATTAATAGTGATCACAGAATTGGTCTCTCTTATCGAAGCAAAGTAGAACTTGCCTTTGAGGGCGACTTCACAGGTTTGGGGACACCGACAGAAGATGGTAGTTTAACTATTGATATGCCATCGATAGCTGAGTTCTCAGGTTTTCATCAATTGACGACTCAATGGGCAGCACATTACAGTGTAATGTTCACTCAGTGGTCTAGCTTTGAAAAACTTGAAGCTTATGCGGGCAATGAGTTAGCCTTTGAAAAGCAAGAAAACTTTGAAGATACTTATCGCTTCGCTTTAGGCGCAACATATAATCTTAATCAAGAAGTAACATTGAGAATGGGTGTGGCATTCGATCAGTCTGCAGCTGTAGACCATCGTTCAATTTCAATACCTGATAGTGACCGCCTTTGGTATAGTGCCGGTGCAACATACCAGTTAAATGACACCGACAGTGTCGATTTTGGTATTTCGTATGTTAATGGTGACAATGTTGTGGTTACTGAAGAAGACGCTTTATTAGCTGCTTTACCTGATGCATTAAGCCCTTTTGTGGGTAATAAAGACTGGGGTTTTAGCTCAGAAGGTAATGCATTACTTTTAGCTGTGCAATATAACAAAAGCTTTTAA